The DNA window atatatatatatgtcgtgccgaataggcagaacttgccatcttggcttaaatagcaacgttcatcttgccatataggacaagtgaaaatttgtgtatgcaataatttcgccaaaatcattctgaacctaacgaaaaaaatgtgtttcactgtgtttgtttagtattaaattactgtaaacaaatctaaaatatatttagttgggttaggctaaaataaattgctcttgttataataaggttaggtaagttttctaagttccttttggtgcaaaattataaatttttacatcaacattaatgaaaaaaatatatctttaaacgtataagagaaaattttagaaaggacttaattttaaatgagttcttgctaactgaccagttttacatattcggcacgacatatatatatatatatatatatatatatatatatatatatatatatatatatatatatatatataatcctttattaatttaatatacagtccacaaatttatatatttaccagaattcctggtgtatgtatatttcatttataattaataggtccagagcaacttgtggatatgacagtggtaggtatcgaagggggacattttttgcgacctaggtgtcccaaattcctacttgtcgatgtaactctgataaataataattatctttgttatcatttactgttatgtatataatgatacatccaagtaaatgcaattttccacaccgtggtttggaaaaataaacacacacagcccacacagtgggctttaccaagccacaaacagatcagtttgtgacttgataaagcccagtgtgtgggcgaaacgtcaatactcacattatactgcttacgtGTTTATTTTCCAttgtatcggtattttataccatttatttccattccgtggtttgttttcaatcgtataacgatttcgtgagtcatttagcCTATCATTTGCCTTGGACTTGTGATAGTAAGCattccttgaatgtgagatcagAAATGGCCACTCTTAAGTCTCTTACATTCGTCTTCCACTCAATCAAGAGGGTTGATTATGTTTTTTAATGTAGTTCAAATTTTTATTCCTTAATATGTTCCAGAGAAAAGCAGGTGAAGCTTGTCCTCGATGGACCTCGTGTTTTCTATGGCCCAGTGGGAAGACTTGGAGGAGCGGTGTGTCCTTGATGGATGTCACTCTCGTACAAGTTCTCGTGTAACTGAGAAGGGTATtacagtactgttgtttgtaTCGATGACTACGATATAAGAACGCgaataggggcgagtactgtgcctttgaGAACTGGTTTTCACTGTTTAGACGACCTCGACTGTGAGGGGTGGTGGAGTGAGCAGGCGACGGTGGAGAATGATGGGGAGGGGATGGAGGGCGCAGGAGGAGGTGGAAGGCGCAGGAGGAGGTAGAGGGCACAGGAGGGGGTGGAGGGCGTGATGACCTCgactggtggaggtagtggagggcgTGGTCACTCTCAGGTACACATATAAGAGACATCTACACATCCTCCAGTCAGTCTATTCCAGTCGCCTCTACTGAACGTACCCATCATGAAGGCTCTGGTAAACCTGCCTACTTTCCTGCATGGTCTGGAATTACTGTCCTCACCTAGTGTGGGTGCCGAGGTCAAGCCTCGGCTCCTGTGCTTTCAATGTGAACATAAGCCTCTTATTGTGAGCATGAACTAGTGTGAACGTCTGGATCAGTGTGAAGGTGACTTCGATAGTCTTGCAGTGAAGATGCAACCGGTTTTCGTCAAACAAAACAAGCGTTTGTTTTGCAACGAATTAGCCCCTACAGTGTATTCTGTGTTAAAGAACCATCTAAATTTCAGTACCTTGGGTTGCTAGTGAACTGTTCCAGATACGGAATTGTGGGTTACTAgtaaattgttccagcaacggAACTGTGGGTTGacagtgaattgttccagacacggtactgtgggttgctagtgaactgttccagccacggaactGTGGGTTgctagtgaattgttccagacacggtactgtgggttgctagtgaattgttccagacacggtactCTGGGTTGCtagtgaactgttccagtcacggtactgtgggttgctagtgaattgtttcagccacggaaCTGTGGGTtgttagtgaattgttccagtcacggtacgtGGGTTgctagtgaattgttccagacacggaaCTGGGTTgctagtgaattgttccagccacggaactGTGGGTtgttagtgaattgttccagtcacggtactgtgggttgctagtgaattgttccagacacggaaCTGTGGGTTActagtgaactgttccagccacggaactGTGGGTtgttagtgaattgttccagacacggtactgtgggttgttagtgaactgttccagccacggaactGTGGGTtgttagtgaattgttccagtcacggtactgtgggttactagtgaattgttccagccacggaactGTGGGTTGAcagttaattgttccagccacggtattaaggGTTGTGTTCTTGGTATTGTGTGTAACGGTTATGATGTGATGAACATGATATACTGTTATGATGAACGTGAAAAAACTGGTGAATATGCTATAGTATGAAGCAaccatatatttttttatgaacaTGATATAGTGAGAAGTGAACATGAGTTCGTCTCTGTGAACTATACAGTGCCGGTGAATATGATTGTAGGTGAACATGATAACTGGTGAATATGACATGGTGTGTAGTGAATGATATAGCGTGTAGGGAACATGATATATATAATTAGTATGATATAGTGCAGTGAAAATAAGTTTTAGTAGTAGTGAACGTGATAGTGTGGCGGACGCGATAGTGTACGGTGAAAGTGATATACTGGTCACCAtctgtgtatttaaaaaaaaacgttaaaaatatatttttagtgTACGGTGAAAGTGATATACTGGTCACCAtctgtgtatttaaaaaaaaaacgttaaaaatatatttttagtgTACGGTGAAAGTGATATACTGGTCACCATctgtgtattaaaaaaaaacgttaaaaatatatttttttcagaatATTATCCATGCTAAATTCTGCCATTAAAAAAACAGCCAAAAGGTCACTTTCCATTAATTAAATTATTGCGTAGATTTCAACATGATTTTGCAATACTATCAATTTCCACAGTGGTTGAAAATTGTCATAAATGTAGGAATATATACAGAATGTAAAATTGACTTTAGACAACCCAGGGAAACCTAGGATAACgtgggataacccaggataacgtaGGATAATTCAGGATAACGTAGGATAGCCCAGGATAACGTAGGATATCCCAGGATAacgtaggataacccaggataatgcaGGATATCCCAGGATAACGTAGGATATCCCAGGATAACGTAGGATATCCTAGGATAACGTAAGATATCCCAGGATAACGTATATCCCAGGATAACGTAGGATATCCCAGCATAACGTATATCCCAGGATAACGTACGATATCCCGGGATAACGTAGGATATCCCAGGATAACGTAGGATATCCCAGGATAACGTAGGATATCCCAGGATAACGTAGGATATCCCAGGATAACGTAGGATATCCCAGGATAacgtaggataacccaggataacgtaggataacccaataaagttaaACGGTGGGACTAATTTCCATTCGGGTCATGGTTAGAGCAAGCTTTTCCTGGGACACCGTATCGCTCTTTGTAGAGCCTTATTAtctctatacagagcgaaacgtgacccccccccctccctccaataaaaTCCAGTTCTGGAAGGTGTGTTTCCTTCAGTGTGGGTCGTGTGCCAAGTTGTACACTACCAGCTTTCTCAGCACTATTTGTGTACTCCAGGAAGCAGTCATCCTGCCCTTGAACCATAAACTTCACTACCTCAACACCTTTACCAACGCAACGATAGCCACATATCCGGGACAATAATAGAATACTGTCTTAACACAATACTGTAATAACAGAATGTTGTCGTAATAGAATACATCTCTAGAGGATGTAACTACATACTGCAGTTATCTAATTACCTTTGAACTAATACACTAGACATTTACCAACAACCCGCaaattggaaaagaaaactaGACAATGGTTTATCTTGAACCATTATCAAATAGCTAATGAGATAGGACATGGTAAAAATCTAGAAGTTACGTACAGGCACGGGAGATGAGGTTGCAAAGTCAAGTTGTATGTGTTCTGAAGATCAGAGAATTCCAATTTGTGGCTTAGTTGTGTTTttctagccacggtattatgaTTTATGTAACTAAACATTATATTTGCAGTTAATTTAATGATTTGTGTGTACAGGTGCTGTTGCTGTCAGTatcgtgtgtgtgttggtgtaaacCCACCACCGTGGTCAGCTTTAGTCCAGTGGGATATTCCCCGGGTGTTGCCCCAGGGTTTGCCTATGCCTTCCGAGCCCCagctcctctgtctcctctgtattcCCACACCGGCAGCGCCTCAGGCCGCTCACTTTTATCCGGAGCACTATCCAACCACATCGACCCCCTCGTCCGTGTGCCCACCGTGCTCAAGACGCAGTACCACAGCCAGGACGAGCTCGGTCAGTACGCCTACGGGTACGTTGGAGATGCTTCAACAGCCCACGAAGTGCGCACCTTGGATGGCGCCGTGCGAGGCTCCTACACCTACGTGGACAGCGACGGTGAGCTTCAGACCGCCAGCTATGTGGCCGATCGCAATGGCTTCCGTGTTAAGGCATCCAATCTTCCCCAAGCACCGCTTGCGCCTCCTCCTGCAGCAGTCTCACTACCAGAACCGGTCAAGCCCACTCCTGAGGTGTTAGCCGCCACTGCTGCTCACTTGCGGGCTTTTGCAGAGGTCAAGGCTTCCCGCATCAAGCGAGCAGCTACAGTCACCACTCAGCCGCCTTCTGCTAAAGTAACAACTGTGAAGCATACTGATAACATCAAGGTGGACCCTGTCCATGTTCCTGCTTCCGTCAATAACACTGATAACATCAAGGTGAACTCTGACCATGTTCCTGCTTCCGTCAATAACACTGATAACGTCAAGATGGACCCTGTCCATGTTCCTGCTTCGGCCAATGCCAATGCATCTAATAATACCAAACTCTCTGATTATGCCAAGGCTAATGTAGAAGTCGAAGAATCAATTATTCAAATGCCCTTCCCTGCGTCGCTTCCTGTAGCGCCTGCTTTCCCTGTCCCACTCACAGAGGCTGCTCCCTCTTATGTACCGCCACAGTTCCACGCGTTAGAAGAACTGGGCGAGTACAAATATGGTTATGATGGCGGACCATCTAGGAAACACGAGGTACATATTCCAGGTGGTGTCACCCGAGGTTCCTACTCTTATATCGACTCTGACGGTGAAGTGCAGACGGTGTCCTATATTGCAGACGACGACCTCGGCTTCCGGGTGCTGGGGAACAGTTTGGACGAAGACCTTGATGATTCCTATCTGTAAAATGTCTCTTGAGGTTGAGCTACAAAAGCCTCCCAGTTGGCATTAATATTCATTTCTACGGGTGCAATTGTTATTCCGTGTGAGTCTTATAGAAGCTTCCCCTGTGAGCCTGGCAACTGCCTCGGGTCAAGTCAACGGTCATCCAGCCAACAGTCGTCCATTCAACGGTCGCCTAGCCAACAGTCTTCCATTCATCGGTCGCCCAGCCAACGGCTGCCCAATCAAAGCTCTCAACGGGGTCCTGGATTTAGTCATTTCATTAATTTATTGTAGTTTTAGTGACATGTGAGCAGTCGTACATTTGAGGGCACAAATCTAAGGGTAAATTACATTTCACAGCGATTTGACAGAGTGAAAAACACTTTGTTTCAATTATGCCAGTTTAAATTGTGCCCCTAAGGggacatacaacacctggggaatcgaaggtaatcaggtttgatccaaggaaagggaagggtagctccaattccttgaatcaagagctcttgtAGGTTCCAGTTACTCTAGTCTACCCTTGCCCAGACGGAGACGCTTACGTGTCAATTTGTTTTTGCCTTCtcagtaatttaaaaaaaaaaaaaagaaagaaaaaaatattttcactTATTTTAAATAAATCTATATATACAGATAACAGAGTATTGTTTCCTTAAAAAAATACGTGATGCTTTTAAACAGTGATGAAAGGTAGGTTGGTAAGAACTGTAAGACCCGTTCAAGAAGAcagtttcctgacaaataaaacaccACCAAGATGTATTAAAGTAGCGCAGGTAAGTGGCCAGTTAGTGATGATATGGTATATGTGGAAAAAAAATAGACTGAATAGACATCCTAGACAACACGGTGTTGTGTTCCATTGCTTCTTATGGAGTGTAAACCTACCGTCACCTATTATGATGTGAAATATTTTCTTATACAAAACGAACGGTAATCCCATGACACAGTCACTGTCTCTTTGTTTTTTACGTACTGTGCTCACTGAAGTTTTAATCTTGCACTCACTACAGCCTTGT is part of the Cherax quadricarinatus isolate ZL_2023a chromosome 91, ASM3850222v1, whole genome shotgun sequence genome and encodes:
- the LOC128704870 gene encoding uncharacterized protein; translation: MKALVLLLSVSCVCWCKPTTVVSFSPVGYSPGVAPGFAYAFRAPAPLSPLYSHTGSASGRSLLSGALSNHIDPLVRVPTVLKTQYHSQDELGQYAYGYVGDASTAHEVRTLDGAVRGSYTYVDSDGELQTASYVADRNGFRVKASNLPQAPLAPPPAAVSLPEPVKPTPEVLAATAAHLRAFAEVKASRIKRAATVTTQPPSAKVTTVKHTDNIKVDPVHVPASVNNTDNIKVNSDHVPASVNNTDNVKMDPVHVPASANANASNNTKLSDYAKANVEVEESIIQMPFPASLPVAPAFPVPLTEAAPSYVPPQFHALEELGEYKYGYDGGPSRKHEVHIPGGVTRGSYSYIDSDGEVQTVSYIADDDLGFRVLGNSLDEDLDDSYL